In Vigna angularis cultivar LongXiaoDou No.4 chromosome 8, ASM1680809v1, whole genome shotgun sequence, the DNA window TTCACGTTTTGGAGTtcatttcttgatttcttccCTGTTGATTGGTGACGCGATTTTGGGGTTATGATTCGAATGAGTGTTGagtttttttggattttagttCATTGATGTAGATTGGATTTTTGAAGACCCTGGTGGTTATCGTGATTTGGAGATTTCTGTGATTGCGTTCGTTTCCGAaatttgggtttagggttcctGTTTGCGTTCGCTCGGAAATTCTTTATCTCTCTATTTCATACATTGATAGGTATTTGTGGGTTAATCATGTGACTAAATTGAGACTTCAGTTGGTGTTTCTTCctcatcttttttttctttcaaaatttgttatgtatttgttttctttaacttgtttaaaaactatattgtgtctttttaatatgtagcaaatatattaaattgttctctttaacttgtaatttaatttaaaccttatttaaaaattcacaaaatatattttttaaatatttgtgggttgAAAATGGGTATCCAACGGGTATTCGCGGGTTGAAAAAAATCCgtggattttttttatgcggataTCCAGCAGCTAGCGGGTCGAGTTGCGGGTACGGTTTTTTGCATGTGGGTCGGGTTGCGGAtaggcactatccgtgcccgacccgttgtcatccctagttATAGATGTACATATTATGTGAATTTTTAActttgtagatatatttaaagatcaatttaaattaactaaCTTCATAACCTGACTAAACTTAACATACCTGCTTAACTAAGAGTAGGTTATTACCTGATTAAACTTGACATACAATCTATCAATAGTTGTATTGGCTTACAACATTCAATCTTCAACTCATCCAGAATTGTCTCTAGCCAAGCACACTAACATGTGGTCTCAGCTAAAGCAATATATTCGGCTTCGCATGAtgatagtgaatagtaaaagttaatgtggaaaataagtgaaaaaaataatataaaaagttggtggagaaattaggtgtggaaattaagtggaagaaataatataaaaagttggtgaagaaattaggtgaaataaaatatagtgaagagtaaaagttaatgtggaaaataagtgaaagaaataatataaaaagtgggtggaaaaataaggtggagaaaaatggataaaaaatgttgatggagaatatataattaaaaaatgtaagtggaataattagaaaagttgatatataaaattaatatgaaaatgatgtggaaaaagtaaatgaaaaaggtagatgatgtggagggtgaggtggatggtgatgtggagaatggggtgtgataagaaaatatgggtggtgaggaagtaaaaaagtgagattattttgggccattggattaagtgtttaaaagaaaatttgggggtgcaaaaagtaaaataaatagtatttttcattttgttttttttatgttttttttttatttatttttgtgatgaattatatttacccggacgaaattgggtgttgacacttATGATTAAGAATTATTCAAAGATCTTGATGCAACCTACTACACAAATGTCAGAATTGGAAACGGAGCAAAAATAGTAGTGAAGGGCAAAGGAACCATCGCGATCAAAGGTTGCACAGGTTTGAAATTAATTACTGATGTTCTATATGTTCTTGAAATTGACCAAAACTTGTTGAGTGTTGGCCAACTTCTAGAGAAATGCTATAAAGTTCTATTTGAAGATAAAACATGCATGATTAAAGATTCAGATAATAAAGAATTATTCAGAGTTTGAATGAAAGACAAGAGTTttgctttgaatttgattgataaAGAGCAGTTTGTTGTGCACAAGGTTGAAGACAATATGCGGATACAAGGGCTTCCCAAACTAGAAGAGAAATCACCCGTATGCGCAACTTTGTAATATGGAAAACAAACAAGGTTGCCTTTTCCAAAAGACAAATCTTGGAGAGCAACAAACAAGCTGCAGTTCGTACGGATGTCAGAGGACCTAAAAGAACTTCATCTCTGAATGACAAGAAAATAGAGCTAGTGGGTATTAAAGTTAGTGAAAGTCAAATTAAACCAgaaaaattagaggaagaaAAGCATTATAGGACAACTCTTCCCAAAACAAAAGCTGAAAATGCGGAAAAGCCAAAAGAACAACTACAAGTAGATGAGAAAATTGTGAAATATTGTAAGGACGTAAAGACTAAGCAAGAAATTGTGATCGGGACTTCCAAAAGTAAAGAAACTTTAGATGATAAGGTCAAGGACAAAAAAacttagtgtatatgttgactTTGAGTGAACAAGGAGATTGTTGGAATTTTGTGACTCAAACAATTTGGTTGGAGAagtaaaataagttaaataaaaatatatttcaatcttatttttaggagaattttatgcattatttaattaattaagtttagtAGATATTTCTCTAAGTCAGTTGTGAGGGCGCCAGACAAGCGGGTGTTGGATAAACCGTGCGCCATTCACGATTTGTTTTGGATGTGATTTGAATTGGATCACAAactctataattttttttcaacttttgaaattaaattttatctgcataaatatacaatataataaattattaatttttgtttgtttaaactCTAATAGTGATAACTAGACCTaaacaaagataaataaatttaataaaatacataataacGGTTAGATTTGAGAAATGAATGATAATTTTGTTGGAATTAAGATCcaatttaataatgaaatttaatatttattggtatattttaaattcaaattttatttttcatataggatatttttttattaaaatttaataattaattattataaaagtaattgattttaattttttaaaggtttgatatatttatttcatttatttaaactaaaataaaaatttaaaagaaatattgacTAACCCTGAAAAATCTGTCTAAATTAACTCATTattcaaataacttttttatttaagtttttttttttgcagctttccaattttcatgtttttttaactagaattaaataattaaggtgggtttttaaattcttttttatggtTTCTCTAAAAATTCAAAACCCTTACTCAACACGTCTTGAAAATGTCCTCTAATGAATTGGTTGAAAGGGATAATTTCGACGgcaacaaacaattaaaaaacattGATGGCTGATCGGACTACAATGGAGATGCAGCTCCTCATcctattttaaacaaatataattaaaatattaatatattggagtattatttttaatcggcatcatattttaaacaaatactattaaaatattaatatattgaagtattattttttaatttgcatAAAAAGATTTCATTACAAccaaatattattttccttttaaatccTCCACATATATTTAAAACCCAGTGACTATATTATAATTACTATAggttatctttttcatttttataaaacctCCAACTTAAACTAAAAACTCATGTTCTAACATGTAATTTTcctgaatgattttttttttactaaacaaaaatcTATTAAGATAACATGGTACAAGTGGTACTCAATTTATAAACCAAGTTTTACAAATGtcaatttaaaagtattaaattgaaaaattagaGAATCAATACTCTAATTAGATTTTTTCTTCCAGAAAAATATcctaacaaataattaaaaattaaataacttaaataacaaaaaatcacttaaattaatttctttaaaaaattaattcattataagaaattaaataacaaataatttagaaataaatataattaattattatattgacTAGTTTAAAcactattttagaaaataaaatttatcaatatctAACATAAtctctattattaataaaatttataattgatttataaattatagTGTTAATTAATCTCTAATatcattaccaaaattttagctacttatattttaatattaatagaaactAATTTACAAGTAGAATTTTTGTTTTCCTAGCATTTCTCTTAATTATAGAACTTGCACTTGATTTGCAGGCATTCTCTTGGATGCcacttgtaacatcccaaaatacagtaataactataaattagaattaattatatttaacagtAAACAAATGCAGTCTTAACATTAACAAACGAGGTTCAAAAAGTCGAACGACTTAAGTACGGGGATAATTACAATTACAACCAAAAACGAAGAGTtcaaagacgaacggttttacaaaacttaaccgaacgttaaaaaaaaaacaaaacgaaCGTCTATTAATCTAAaacttaacgagcgctctaaggctcggctttaactttcacttccaccagattcgcgtcttccaaattttcttcttctagcatttcttcaagtgacgcacctccatctgctcacatccacacggatgatcattgcaatgacaagacgaacgtacaacgACAACAggcaacacaaggaaaacgaaagggtaagcttaggtaatttaatttatacatcaacatatacaataacatttcaatccacacaagcacataactcaacatataaaacatcatcagaactatatatatatatatatatatatatatatatatatatatatatatatatatatatactagaccgatcgtccggactgtatgaatctgtgtagttacaagcgtccttgcacccgagtgatgtagtaactgaaATACACTCCACAGCTgtcactcgaggttagtccgttcttacgtcgcccatgttaacttatggactaaggacctcctgccgttcccacacatgacctaccccctctacatgaggatgagtactcacggaacatcaggatggacaacgagtcttaacttatccacagtcatactttaccaaatttaatatttaataaatataagagtcattcctccctggaacgctcgttcaaattccataaacTCATAATCACTCAATATAGTGTTTGCACTGCAAAgtcttataatttatcatcattttcatctttagtttcaaaggtataaaataacgaacgttcatacttcTGAAGGACGAAGACGAACGCTAAAGACTATATTTAGAAGATTCGTTGTCAATCAGAATAGGTCAACACATACTTATATGACGAACGTCAATGctactcgaatcagttgaatgaaccgactcttagagatataaaataaatgttcagAATTAATTTAGGTATAAGACTCGAGGTcgaatccaaatggataaagaCACAACAGgagaaaataattaactataCTGAGAACGACTTGTTTAAAGGGAttgactgccagtcaatgaccgaacgtgataatatacatttactaataatttggacgaacgctatttacgctCGTTTAGAAATCAAagtaaggacgagcgttcgatataagaccgaacactacttaggacgaacgctagatataaTACCGATAATTAAttaagacgaacgctcagtatCAGACCGAGCGCTTCTCacgacgaacgcttggtataagaccgagcattACAAATTTTAAGACTGACGATtgaaatactttattatttaatttgaagaaTACGGTAAGACTAAgttgagccgaacgctcaaacatagcacTTCACTGGTCGTTCGTTCTCGatcagaattctttccaaatgaaagaattcctttttaagcaattgattagaaaccgaacggtataagaccgtacgatgacgaacgtattttatcatagcAAGGACTTCATATTTCAGATTTTCATCTAGTtcaatttaacaattttcaacatatcagttcatactttatacttcaTATCAATCTCAATTTCCAGACTTTATATGATTCACATTTATCATTCATACCTCAAATTTATAGCTCATCTCatattcatacgtatcaaccataaacatacatttcaaccaacatatacTCTATTCATCCAGTACAATAACGTTCGTTCATGCCTACACAATccgcatacatctcatacattcagttcATATCATGCTTACATACAACACAcaagtattaattaaattactaagcttcccttacccggattgatGACTGCAACGTTTAATACGAAAGAATGGAGACTCGTCCAACGTTCATTCTCTAGCAGTAACGATCGCTTACTATTCCAATCAATCTAACCACAAGAAGAATCGATATACTCAGACTAAATACTTGCATGCAGCCAAAGACCTAGTTTTTCAGAAAACCTAAGAACGAACTACTGAAGGGAAACTTACCCGTTTCAGATCTGAAAACTgttcggttcaaatggaagctCACGGCgcagggaacgttcctacggttctgaatgttgaaaggagaagaaatgggtgagtaacagtagagagaagttgaatgttttctagagagaaggtggagaaaaaatgGAGGTtgagttctgaggaagaagaaggagcgTGCAGAGAATGAGCAGAGTTTTTCAGAAAACGATTTTTCTGTGTTGCCCATGCCCCAAAACGGACGTGCGctcttctgctgacacctgcacccCCACTTCAGATTCAGAAGgttccaaagtgacacttggcCGGCGTGCGTCAGAttgtgtgagtgcgttttaatgagacTGAGTGTGTGGCGCGGTGCATTTAAggaagcagccaggtgactcagcagtgcattAAAGACAGATTAGACAGATAATTATGGGTTAATTTTCCAAGGTCTCACACCACTTATACAAGCACAACCACTCTTACAATGAGTAATATGTTTCTTATTGGAAAATcctcttatattaaaaaaggtaaaagaagATATCAACGCTCAAACTGGAAAAGAGAGATTCATAAATGAGTCAGATGTGAACAAGTTAGTGTACCTTCAAGCAGTAGTGAAAGAGACACTGAGATTGTATCTACCAAGACCTCTCTCAACACCTCATGAATTCACAAAAAGATTGCATGTTAGGTgactattatataaaaaagagaaCTCGATTAATCACAAACTTGTCGAAGATCCAAATTGATCCTAATATTTGATTGGATCCATTGAAGTTTTCAAACCAAAAATGTTCATTATTACTCAGAGATATGTTGATGTTAAGGGTCAAAATTTTGAGTTATTACTATTTGGAAGTGGCAAAAGAATATATCCAGGAATATCCTTTGGTCTTAACATGATTTATTTAACTTTAGCTAATTTTTTGCActcttttgaaatatttaataaacctAATGAAGCTATTGATATGAGAGAAGCCCTTGGAATGACCAACGAAAAAACTATTCCCGTTGATATTCTTATTAAACCACGTTTGTCTTCAGAGGATTATTGAAAGTACTGCATTTTTAACGATGGTTCTTTCTATAAttgtcatcattttcacttttaaagACGATTATTTAAATAACCGTTGTTTAAAAGTTCACTAAAATTGCAAATTTGTCAccatgagtttttttttactacAGGGACTTGTTAAACATCACCAATTGATCACCTGTGTTGATAGGGGAACATTAGACTCCACTCATATTAGTTTTTGATAATGAGTGGTTAATAATGAATAGAAAGTGTTTTAATTATTCTTGCACAACATAATTGGTgaataaatgtttaaaacattaaacatgTTTATGCTAGATGTATAGATCATGTGTAGATAAGTGAAATAGGCTTAAACAAGTcatgaatatataattttggtagtattaatcgattacataagtaaTCTAATCCATTAAAAGAAGTAAGAACACATAGGAAGCAAAATCAGGACAAAACTGTAtgttataattgattacataagtagcataatcgattaaaaaaaagttaggcATAATCTATTATGCAGATAATCTAATATGTTAGACTATGTGAAATGAAGTGAAACAAGGCATAATGAtactttaatcgattacataaatGGCATAGtcgattaaaacagaaacaTTAGTCTAATCCATTATGCCAATAACCTAATCTGTTAGTTTAGTTGATAGAAGCAGTATAAGGCATAAGTgtcaaattaatcaattatataagtgatctaatcaattaaaacagaaaaaaaagcataatcgattacgttattaatctaatcgattaaactgaGACATAATCtgattttctatataaatcAGATTGGAGTCGTGACTCTTTAACGTTTTGATTGACATATACTAGCATTCTCTTTGAGTTGAGTACAAGCATTCTCAAGAAGAGTTCTTTGAGGTTTTGAAGTTACATTGGTGAAGAAGGAATCAAGAAACCCATCAAGACTCACTAGAGCTTACTTGTTCTGATATTTCTGCACTACTTGAGTGTAATCTCATTAGGTTCTTATACTTTGTGTATGATTTGATACCTGTGTTGGGTAGGCCAAGTGTGAGAGTGAGTGTATCCTCTATTGTATTGATTGTGTTAAGATTTGAGTGTGGTAAGGATAACATTGAGTGTATCATTGTATTCTTGGACTCAAATCTTGATTAGTGGATTCCCCCCTCCcccaactaaggttgttgaggGAAGATTGGATGTAGGCTTGTGAGAATTGAACAAGTATAAATCTTTGTGTTTTTAGTCtttctttatatttctttaCTTGATTGATTCAAACACCTTTTATCAGTGATTTCAAGATTCTTTAAAGATTTataaaacttttgaaattcaatttacCCCCTTCTTGACTTGAGATATAGGGACTACTTTTCTAACAACGTTGAAAACTCTTTTTTTGCATTAGTGGGCCGACCTAAAAGGTCAATTTAAATCAAGTATGACACGATTGGTTGTCATTCATTGGTAAGctaaaataaaaccaataagTTCTtaattttacaagaaaaataaataaagttataaattattacataGCTAGAGACGAACACTAAAGGAGAAACGTACCAAAAGATGACACTAGAGAAAGTGAAGCACTAGATAGAAAACTAAAGCGATTGTGCGAGGAGATGAcaccaaatttaaaattgataaaacaagataactaattaaaacaaaataagtgaAAAAGTTTGATAAGAAAGTATTCAAAATAGACTTAACGAACTTTTTCAGACGTTTCATACACTCTAGCTCAACACTGGGATCTATGTACCATCTGGATCGTCAGGAATTTGACCCAATACTCCAAGATAGATGATCGATGAAAACCTGATCAAATTATATGGGCTTAATTGGGCTTaactcttataattttttttttatttagttaagatcttaaatgaaagaaatattttagcAAAAGATAActgagtttattttttttattatatatattataatattaaaaaagaatttgttAGAACTTTGTTATAATATTCACTCAATTTTACCGTCTAAATTGAAACAAtacttaattttgtttcttgatATATAGAATAATTTTTGCTCAACTCTCTTGATTGATAAAggtgataaattattttatatacacacatttttTGTAATTGTAGTGAtgttaattcaatcaaaattaccaatttcaaattaaacaaCAAGCATTTTTTTCGTAAAACTTGTAAAcatatgtttataaaattctGAAGTTTATAAATCAACCCTCTAGATGTAGCCAATAAATTTTTAGGTGTTACCCAAGGtaataaaagattataagaCTTTTGAATTTACAGAGTAATTAAAGTACATtgaattttacataaaaaaaatcttttctaATATGCATCTGACCACACCAATTAGAATATCCCAACTCCCCTTCCTTTTATAAATGTCCATGCATCCATGCACCAAAATACACATCAAACATTTAGAAAACTAGAAACCCTAGTTCTTTTTTTATCCAACCATGTCTCTTGCTCTAAAACCTTTACTCTTGTTCCTCGTACTCTGTGCGTTGAATCCTTTTCCCTCTGTCGAGTGTGCAATTCCATTTATAAGAACTCTCCAAAACCTGAGGGGCATTCGTAGGGGACAAAACGCGGATGGCGTAGGCATCCTCAGAAGCCACCTCAAAAATTTAGGCTACCAAGTAAACGACAAATCATCTTCCGACAACAACTTCGATGCAAACGATGAATCTGCTCTGAAACAGTACCAAGCTTTCCATGGCTTGCACACCAGTGGTGTGGTGGATGATCAAACCATCGAAACCATGAGCCTCCCACGTTGTGGATTGCCTGATATCACAGCCACtcctaaccctaaccctaatgGTTTGTCGTCGTCGTCGCCCCCCCAAAACTACACTTACTTCCCAGGAAATCCAAAATGGAGCAAGTTTACCTTAACCTATCGAGTGACTCGAATGCCTTCATCTGTTTCCGTCAGCCAGAATGACTTTAAACAAGCATTGAGGAATGCCTTTAACACCTGGGGACAGAACAACAGTTTCACGTTCACTGAAACCACTGGTCAATCTGACATAGTCGCTGGCTTCCACCGTGGCTTACACTTTGATTTTTACCCATTTGATGGGCGAGGTGGGGTTCTGGCACACGCTTTTGCTCCAGATGATGGAAGAATGCACATGGATGCAGATGAAAACTGGAGCACTACAGGGTCATCACCAACCATTGATGTTGAAACTGTTTGTTTGCATGAACTTGGTCACAATCTGGGGCTTGGACACAGTAACGATCCTAACGCGATTATGGCACCCACATATTCAGGGGTAAGACGGAATACAAGACAAGATGACAGGGAAGGTTTAAACAATCTATATGGGTTTTAAGAACTAGAACTTGATAATAAGTGTCGAATAATCGTCGAGTGTAGCATGTGTTTGGCCAAGGTGTGTCAAGTAATTAATCTCATAGATGCTGAAACCAGTTGCATGTACTACTATTAAGCAACAATTAAATAAGCCACCAACTACGCTTGTGATCAAAATTTCCTTGTTATAATAAGATTTACCAAGTATTATGTAATtggttaaattataatataacggttgaaattttaaatatgaggctgattcttatatttaacgtaaattaaagaataaaattcatGGTTTTACGATTTTGAATTAAAAGGAATATCTTGGATGGATggtgtttgataaaaaatatataaaataactttgtttaactgtAGAACACAATTTCTATGTAAAGAGGAAATAGGAAATGAAAATCTCAAACCTAACTGTCTTCCTTGATTTGCTTGCAAAAGCTCAATGCAGTAAttaattttccctttttaatATCACTCTGGACCAAATCAAATTTCctgtcaaaatttaaaacttttaactaaataattagGTCAAACTTGTTGGAATCTATAACTACTGTACTTGGAATCTATAACTAGCTACaccaaatataacaaaattgaCGCGCTGAATACGTCCATAACAAGAAGAAATTAGCTTCTGATGAAGAAGTAAGTTGAATTCCAATcttattaaaacttttaataagtttaccaaaatatcaaattaactATTACGTATATTATTATAGATGAAATTGTGgtgttatttgaataaatttagccaactctaatataattttaaaagttaaaaaattaaaattattttaaaattgtttagatatttttaaagtaagttTAGTATAAAgtaacatttaatgtaataaatggATATTTATGTTagtatcaaattatttaattaacgATAACAGaatctatttaataataaatattaattttcctttctttaatATCGATCCCTGGACAAAATAAAGTTTGCTcgcaaaattttaaaacttttaattaagtaattagTTCAATCCTGTACTTGGAATCTATGACTAGCTATACCAAACATAACGGTTTTTTATGGGATGGGGCAgatgtttgaaaatattaaacaaatgtGCAGATTGTAaccatttcattttattctcaGCCGACTTAACTATTTTCGTATATCTGACCTTAAAATAAGCATAGAacaactctttctctttctctatttgTCTGTTTTGAATTGTTCAGTTGTGCTAGACGTCTTATCCTTCCAAGTGTGCCAGTTTTGCTGAACAAACACCAAAAGTGACATTCTTATTACAGTAGTGCAAGTGTCATGGATTAAACGTCTCTTATATGACAATAATTTCCAAtgaattactattttttttacccc includes these proteins:
- the LOC128193511 gene encoding uncharacterized protein LOC128193511, which codes for MSLALKPLLLFLVLCALNPFPSVECAIPFIRTLQNLRGIRRGQNADGVGILRSHLKNLGYQVNDKSSSDNNFDANDESALKQYQAFHGLHTSGVVDDQTIETMSLPRCGLPDITATPNPNPNGLSSSSPPQNYTYFPGNPKWSKFTLTYRVTRMPSSVSVSQNDFKQALRNAFNTWGQNNSFTFTETTGQSDIVAGFHRGLHFDFYPFDGRGGVLAHAFAPDDGRMHMDADENWSTTGSSPTIDVETVCLHELGHNLGLGHSNDPNAIMAPTYSGVRRNTRQDDREGLNNLYGF